A stretch of the bacterium genome encodes the following:
- a CDS encoding SpaA isopeptide-forming pilin-related protein, protein MLKKLTASLLTAILSLPLSLGVVSPLASVANATAPHYTPTFGVDKDQAKAGDTLTYTYNVKNDGQVDLTSVFLAGNLSNYITLKPGTTTATKGSTSVTGSDAWITDGLNLGGLKVGQSASVTFKATVKAGVAAGSLIQTVMQSKTNELPNWIQCAAYTNVGATLQYKPSKSVDKATATIGDTLTYTLKVKNSGDLRLHDVSIAETLPTNVDYIAGSTVSTKGSSTVNVTDAWIADGVNLGSLEVGQTATVVFKVKVSDSAKDGDTLQNVGHFTAKELPNEIQCAALTKVVVPSKKGYIKVIKFEDFNGNGVKDGADKAPKTSFTFRVVGMGLDFTLTTNAKGTAVSGALPVGSYTVTEKSKAGWTATTAKTVTIEVENNKVTEVRFGNKQAGKVLPTELPNTGPELFLLGLLGIGPAGLVIKKLKSRI, encoded by the coding sequence ATGTTGAAAAAATTAACAGCGAGTTTGCTTACTGCCATTTTATCATTACCACTTTCTTTAGGGGTGGTTTCTCCATTGGCTTCTGTTGCCAATGCTACGGCTCCTCATTACACTCCAACTTTTGGAGTTGATAAGGATCAAGCTAAAGCAGGAGATACTCTCACCTATACTTACAACGTCAAAAACGATGGTCAAGTTGATCTTACCAGCGTCTTTTTGGCTGGAAATCTTTCCAACTACATTACTTTGAAGCCTGGTACAACTACCGCTACTAAAGGTTCTACTTCTGTAACTGGATCTGATGCTTGGATCACTGACGGTCTCAACCTCGGTGGTCTTAAAGTTGGGCAAAGTGCTTCTGTAACTTTCAAAGCTACAGTTAAAGCGGGTGTTGCCGCTGGCTCTCTTATTCAAACTGTGATGCAAAGCAAAACAAATGAGCTTCCAAACTGGATTCAATGTGCTGCTTATACCAATGTGGGTGCTACTTTGCAGTACAAACCTTCTAAGAGTGTCGACAAGGCGACCGCGACTATTGGGGACACTTTGACCTACACTTTGAAAGTAAAGAACAGCGGTGACTTGCGTCTGCACGATGTCTCTATCGCGGAAACCTTACCGACCAACGTTGACTACATTGCTGGCTCTACTGTCTCAACCAAAGGTAGTTCTACAGTTAACGTTACCGACGCTTGGATTGCTGATGGAGTCAATCTGGGAAGCTTAGAAGTTGGACAAACTGCAACCGTAGTCTTCAAAGTCAAAGTTTCTGACTCTGCTAAAGACGGTGACACACTTCAAAACGTTGGACACTTCACAGCTAAAGAGTTGCCAAATGAAATCCAATGTGCTGCTTTGACCAAAGTTGTCGTTCCTAGCAAAAAGGGTTACATCAAAGTCATCAAGTTTGAGGACTTCAACGGCAACGGTGTCAAAGATGGCGCTGACAAAGCTCCAAAGACAAGCTTTACCTTCCGTGTCGTTGGTATGGGTCTTGATTTCACTTTGACTACCAATGCTAAAGGTACAGCTGTCAGTGGTGCCCTTCCAGTTGGAAGCTACACTGTAACTGAGAAAAGTAAAGCCGGTTGGACGGCAACTACCGCTAAGACGGTAACTATCGAAGTCGAAAACAACAAAGTTACCGAGGTGCGCTTTGGTAACAAGCAAGCTGGTAAAGTTCTGCCAACAGAACTTCCCAACACTGGTCCTGAACTATTCCTCTTAGGTCTGCTTGGTATCGGTCCGGCTGGACTGGTCATCAAGAAGCTTAAGAGCCGAATCTAA
- the rho gene encoding transcription termination factor Rho: MPRTAKEKTDTKVSSDEKVLEETPQEIATPETPKGSDFDYETRDSFDSLAAPSTRGKGVLEMMPEGYGFLRANGLTAGNGDIYISQSQIRRFDIRAGDSVEGLVRPPKDTERYFGMLKVEKINDVSPDQAMKRPKFENLTAVYPDKQLKLETGKLPLSTRMIDLLAPIGFGQRGMIVSPPKAGKTTILKDIAHGVATNYPKAHLMAVLIGERPEEVTDITRNVKGEVLSSNFDEPAEAQTRVAEVGLERAKRLVEKGEDVIILLDSITRLGRAYNLALPPSGRTLSGGFDPIALYPPKKFFGAARNFEKGGSLTILATALVDTGSRMDDLIYEEFKGTGNMELHLDRSLAERRIFPAIDASRSGTRNEELLLGEKDLQQVWRLHRMLEALNELERTELLIERLSKSGSNEEFLASLHKGD, encoded by the coding sequence ATGCCAAGAACTGCAAAAGAAAAAACTGATACCAAGGTTTCTTCGGATGAAAAAGTCCTTGAGGAAACTCCACAAGAAATAGCAACACCAGAGACTCCGAAAGGGAGTGACTTTGACTACGAAACTCGCGATAGTTTTGATAGTTTGGCTGCCCCAAGTACACGCGGAAAAGGTGTGCTCGAAATGATGCCGGAAGGTTACGGCTTTTTGCGGGCCAACGGTCTGACTGCCGGTAACGGAGACATCTATATTTCCCAATCCCAAATTCGTCGTTTTGATATTCGAGCTGGAGACAGTGTTGAAGGGTTGGTTCGTCCTCCCAAAGACACCGAGCGTTATTTTGGTATGCTCAAAGTTGAGAAGATCAATGATGTCAGCCCAGATCAGGCGATGAAAAGACCAAAGTTTGAAAACTTAACCGCCGTTTATCCTGACAAACAACTCAAGCTTGAAACCGGTAAACTACCCCTTTCGACCAGAATGATTGACCTGCTTGCGCCGATTGGTTTCGGACAGAGAGGTATGATCGTCTCCCCACCCAAAGCAGGTAAGACCACGATTCTTAAAGACATCGCTCACGGTGTTGCCACCAACTACCCTAAAGCGCATTTAATGGCCGTCCTGATCGGTGAGAGACCTGAAGAGGTGACCGACATTACCCGCAACGTCAAAGGTGAAGTCCTTTCCTCAAACTTTGATGAGCCGGCTGAAGCCCAAACCAGGGTTGCAGAAGTTGGTTTGGAAAGAGCCAAGCGCCTAGTTGAAAAAGGGGAGGACGTCATCATTCTTTTGGACAGTATTACTAGACTGGGACGTGCCTACAACTTAGCCTTACCACCTTCAGGAAGAACCCTTTCCGGAGGTTTCGACCCAATCGCTCTTTACCCACCCAAGAAATTCTTTGGGGCCGCCCGAAATTTTGAAAAAGGTGGCTCGTTAACAATTCTGGCAACTGCCTTGGTAGACACCGGAAGCAGAATGGATGATCTCATTTACGAAGAATTCAAAGGAACAGGAAACATGGAGCTCCATCTCGACCGCTCGCTGGCGGAAAGAAGAATCTTCCCCGCTATTGATGCGTCGAGATCTGGTACCAGAAACGAAGAGCTACTTCTTGGTGAGAAGGATCTTCAACAAGTTTGGCGCTTGCACCGCATGTTGGAAGCTCTGAACGAGCTGGAAAGAACCGAACTTCTCATTGAAAGACTTTCAAAATCAGGAAGTAACGAAGAATTCCTCGCTTCCCTTCATAAGGGCGACTAA
- a CDS encoding M23 family metallopeptidase, translated as MEQPIKEDSSDNLYSYNITSSFLDLASYSEEGYAVKERKGLLFQTRLVLQVLLGWLGSLVLVSWDSLRFLFAYAFFIQKKAVALVHFLDLSKDQAVHFMMWRRGVLFRPATHGGFLALGALAILVGGIFSKVEIAAQDLTASENLVSAPNTPETIIPLGRPRSEIVKYQVKNGDTISSVAKKFSVSADSIKWATSLKADKIKPGETLKVPPVTGVVYKVAAGDTLASVAAKYSADKQTIADYPFNYIDATLQLKLGQTLVVPNGSIPEPKPALATPARSYLPNLVAHGSGALAWPVRGCQISQYASWFHPAIDIACPYGTAVYAADSGRVIVAKKLAYDFGWHVVIDHGNGMTSLYAHMSALYPRVGDNIGRGQLVGAVGTSGRATGPHLHFQVTRASSSLNPMSLLP; from the coding sequence ATGGAACAACCCATCAAAGAGGACAGCAGCGACAATCTTTACAGCTACAATATCACTTCAAGTTTCCTAGATCTCGCTTCTTACAGTGAAGAGGGCTACGCAGTCAAAGAAAGAAAAGGTCTGCTCTTTCAGACTAGACTGGTTCTTCAGGTGCTCTTAGGTTGGCTAGGGTCCCTAGTCTTGGTGAGCTGGGACAGCCTGAGATTTCTTTTTGCTTACGCTTTCTTCATACAAAAGAAAGCAGTTGCCCTGGTTCATTTTCTTGATCTCTCAAAGGATCAGGCGGTTCATTTTATGATGTGGCGCCGCGGAGTTCTTTTTCGACCCGCCACCCACGGTGGGTTTTTGGCTCTTGGGGCGCTGGCGATTCTCGTTGGAGGGATTTTTTCTAAAGTTGAAATTGCGGCACAAGATTTAACTGCTTCTGAAAACCTAGTTTCAGCCCCCAACACCCCGGAGACGATTATTCCTCTGGGGCGACCACGCTCCGAGATCGTAAAGTATCAAGTAAAAAATGGTGACACTATTTCCTCAGTCGCCAAAAAATTCTCAGTTTCGGCTGACAGTATCAAGTGGGCCACCAGCTTAAAGGCAGACAAAATCAAACCAGGAGAAACCCTGAAAGTACCTCCGGTGACAGGAGTAGTCTATAAAGTTGCCGCCGGCGATACTCTAGCTAGTGTGGCAGCCAAATACTCAGCTGATAAACAAACGATTGCCGACTACCCGTTCAACTATATCGACGCAACTCTGCAGTTAAAGTTGGGACAAACCCTGGTAGTTCCCAACGGCAGTATTCCTGAGCCCAAACCGGCGCTTGCCACTCCGGCTCGATCCTATCTTCCAAATCTGGTAGCCCACGGTAGCGGTGCTTTGGCATGGCCAGTCCGCGGCTGTCAAATCAGTCAGTATGCTTCCTGGTTCCACCCTGCCATTGACATCGCTTGTCCTTATGGGACTGCCGTTTACGCAGCCGATTCCGGCCGGGTCATTGTTGCTAAAAAACTCGCTTACGATTTTGGTTGGCACGTTGTCATTGATCACGGCAACGGGATGACCTCACTCTATGCCCACATGTCAGCTCTTTACCCGAGGGTCGGGGATAATATCGGCCGCGGGCAATTGGTTGGGGCAGTTGGAACTAGTGGACGAGCGACTGGTCCTCACCTGCACTTCCAGGTTACAAGAGCAAGCAGCAGTCTCAACCCAATGTCGTTGCTGCCTTAA
- the obgE gene encoding GTPase ObgE encodes MIDSVQISLKAGRGGNGQVSFNRMTGKTYGPPDGGNGGKGADLYLEATSDLNTLLPFRFSKVFEAENGENGGKNNRQGAAGSDRVLKVPVGTILKSIKGEKLFDLEVEGKKVLVVQGGKGGRGNAHLPHSQLSDPRPGKKWDYLKTAEKGAAGEVIELNLELQVLADVGLIGLPNVGKSTLLSRLTAAKPKIADYPFTTLEPNLGVMNYGRGNTQSLVLADIPGLIEGASEGKGLGDQFLRHIERTKLLVHVLAVNEADLLKNYQTIREELKAYDPTVTTKKEIVVLNKADLVTPKEMNEKVKQLSKLKIKPLVISAAAEIGLDELKKKIVQASK; translated from the coding sequence ATGATTGATAGCGTTCAAATAAGTCTAAAAGCCGGTCGAGGAGGAAACGGTCAAGTTTCCTTCAATCGCATGACTGGCAAGACTTACGGGCCTCCTGATGGGGGCAACGGCGGTAAAGGGGCAGACCTTTACTTGGAAGCAACTTCTGATTTAAATACCCTTTTACCGTTTCGTTTCAGTAAAGTTTTTGAAGCAGAAAATGGAGAAAACGGTGGTAAAAACAACAGACAAGGCGCTGCCGGCTCTGACCGGGTTCTAAAAGTTCCGGTTGGGACTATCCTCAAATCAATCAAAGGCGAGAAGCTTTTTGATTTGGAAGTCGAAGGTAAGAAGGTTTTAGTTGTCCAAGGAGGTAAAGGAGGGCGGGGCAACGCTCACTTGCCTCACTCACAGCTTTCTGATCCCAGGCCAGGGAAAAAATGGGACTATCTAAAAACGGCTGAGAAGGGTGCTGCCGGGGAAGTGATCGAACTAAACTTAGAGCTGCAGGTATTGGCCGACGTTGGTTTAATTGGTTTGCCCAACGTGGGCAAGTCAACCTTGCTGTCAAGGTTAACTGCTGCCAAACCAAAGATCGCTGATTATCCCTTTACCACCCTAGAACCGAATCTCGGCGTGATGAACTACGGAAGGGGAAACACACAGTCTTTGGTTCTCGCTGACATTCCAGGGCTGATTGAAGGGGCTTCAGAGGGGAAAGGCCTTGGAGATCAGTTTTTGCGTCACATTGAGAGAACTAAATTGCTGGTGCATGTTTTGGCTGTAAATGAAGCAGACTTACTTAAAAACTACCAAACCATTCGAGAAGAACTAAAGGCCTATGATCCGACCGTTACTACCAAAAAAGAAATCGTCGTCCTCAACAAAGCCGACCTGGTTACACCAAAAGAAATGAATGAGAAGGTAAAACAACTGTCAAAATTAAAAATAAAGCCACTCGTGATTTCAGCTGCGGCTGAGATTGGTTTGGATGAGTTGAAAAAGAAAATCGTCCAGGCCAGTAAATAA
- a CDS encoding MBL fold metallo-hydrolase, with amino-acid sequence MKITKFPQSNLIIEENGKYLMIDPGVYTFEKFSAADLGKVDAVLITHEHPDHFDAEHLKAFTSLPIYANSAVVKLAAKSGIKVNPVQDRVEFEVENFKILPIDLAHFQGLWCRGCNNRVTTETITEDGKCGLHMDLEPERRDGPPNTGYVINGIFFDPGDGIKIADLKIESAAIPIAGPTVRFPQAWELTKSLGAKRIVPIHYSAWKADPNEFANQAPEKVEVIVLDDGQSVEI; translated from the coding sequence ATGAAAATAACTAAATTCCCCCAATCCAATTTAATAATCGAAGAAAATGGTAAGTACCTGATGATTGATCCGGGAGTCTATACCTTTGAGAAATTTTCCGCTGCTGATCTGGGGAAAGTTGATGCTGTTTTAATTACTCACGAACACCCAGATCACTTCGACGCCGAACACCTCAAGGCTTTTACCTCACTACCTATTTATGCTAACTCAGCGGTAGTAAAACTAGCTGCAAAGTCTGGGATAAAAGTTAACCCTGTTCAAGACCGGGTCGAATTCGAGGTGGAAAATTTCAAAATTTTACCCATAGACCTAGCCCACTTTCAAGGTCTTTGGTGCCGTGGTTGTAATAACAGAGTCACCACAGAAACAATCACCGAAGACGGAAAGTGCGGGCTCCATATGGACTTGGAACCAGAGCGTAGAGACGGCCCACCCAACACTGGTTATGTAATAAACGGAATCTTTTTCGATCCGGGAGACGGGATCAAAATTGCTGATCTAAAAATTGAAAGTGCTGCTATTCCTATTGCCGGGCCGACAGTTCGCTTTCCGCAGGCCTGGGAATTAACAAAATCCCTAGGTGCAAAACGCATCGTTCCGATTCATTACTCGGCCTGGAAAGCGGACCCAAATGAGTTTGCTAACCAAGCCCCAGAAAAAGTCGAAGTAATTGTCCTCGACGACGGACAAAGTGTAGAAATCTAA
- a CDS encoding O-antigen ligase family protein gives MKEAYTQTLNLIIRYYLVALAFITPLFFLTFTSEAFNFNKYILLVGSASILTLLWTGKMLLEGRVRVVRTALDIPILIFLAVSLLSTVFSVDQVISLAGWYPRFHFSFLSILSYSLLYFVAVSNLDKETRRLLLWAVVASGLVLGFLSTASFFGQYLLPQAYTKARNWTPIGSINQLVLYLVVSLPIAFSLLFSEKNYFLKAAAALAIFFMSLAFIFSNMGVGWIGLAVAGAAFLVLSPKLILEPTDRWLAGGLVAIFVVVALVFASGSLRNTLLKPMVKGKPASLELVKENTLPLANSWKVAARATGEKPLLGSGPGTYLFNFTAFKPFEMNSTSNWNIRFDESGSDYLGILPTMGIIGLIAFSLIVLAAVRPTIKYVLNSPNLKQNSESLFLAVSIVVFSLCLVFFNSGIATFLVFLLITAAAFSLLRDAGVAGVDDVDLRLVALRSGGIIQVEPAGRPKQNSLALVSFIPAIFVFLALVFVGYRVYAGEVYFRRAVNEANQKPANGKNIRDNLLASIRSNSYFDLYHRTLMLTDLSLAKSISQRGKLTKDEQNTLVGLIGEAQNEGKIASGYETRGLGVITIKKVPGTSNLNVANWESLALIYSNIGGDQRANALIHAKNTYIRAIQLDPLNPQLYQSLATLYYSEKDYENAIKLLQSATQAKADYLPARYDLAQAFIAKGGVDSLNQAVNELGAYLEILPGNQVPTGYPKKEEAQKLLDEIKKKAQEASKSAAPKQ, from the coding sequence ATGAAAGAAGCTTACACACAAACCCTAAATCTTATTATTCGTTATTACCTAGTTGCTTTGGCCTTTATCACTCCGCTTTTCTTTTTAACTTTTACCAGTGAGGCCTTCAACTTCAACAAATATATTCTTCTCGTTGGCTCGGCATCCATCCTGACTCTTCTCTGGACTGGAAAAATGCTCCTTGAAGGTCGGGTCCGGGTGGTGCGCACGGCGCTGGATATACCTATCTTAATTTTCCTGGCTGTTAGTTTACTCTCGACTGTTTTTAGTGTTGATCAGGTCATTTCTCTTGCCGGTTGGTACCCGAGGTTCCACTTCTCCTTTCTCTCGATTCTTTCTTACAGCTTGCTTTACTTCGTTGCCGTCTCCAACCTGGACAAAGAAACTCGCCGTCTTCTGCTTTGGGCTGTAGTGGCCAGTGGTTTGGTCCTTGGTTTTCTGAGCACGGCTTCTTTCTTTGGTCAGTACCTTCTTCCCCAAGCCTACACCAAAGCAAGAAACTGGACTCCAATTGGAAGTATCAATCAGTTGGTTCTTTACTTAGTTGTAAGCCTGCCAATTGCTTTTTCGCTTCTTTTTTCAGAAAAAAACTACTTTCTGAAAGCCGCCGCCGCCTTGGCAATCTTTTTCATGAGTCTTGCCTTTATCTTCAGCAACATGGGAGTGGGTTGGATTGGCCTTGCTGTAGCCGGAGCCGCCTTTCTGGTACTCTCACCAAAACTCATTCTCGAGCCGACTGATCGTTGGCTAGCTGGTGGTCTGGTCGCGATCTTCGTTGTTGTCGCCCTAGTCTTTGCTTCTGGATCGCTGCGAAACACTCTCTTGAAGCCTATGGTAAAGGGTAAGCCCGCCAGTCTGGAGCTGGTCAAAGAAAATACTCTGCCTCTCGCTAATAGTTGGAAAGTTGCCGCTCGAGCAACTGGCGAAAAACCTCTTCTTGGCTCCGGACCAGGGACGTATCTTTTTAATTTCACCGCCTTCAAACCATTTGAAATGAACTCAACTTCAAATTGGAACATTCGTTTTGATGAGTCCGGAAGCGACTATTTGGGTATTCTCCCAACGATGGGTATCATTGGTTTGATTGCCTTTTCGCTGATCGTCCTTGCCGCCGTCAGACCGACAATCAAATATGTTCTCAATTCTCCGAACCTCAAGCAGAACTCAGAGAGCCTCTTTTTGGCAGTCTCAATTGTTGTTTTCTCTCTTTGTCTGGTCTTCTTCAACTCTGGTATTGCGACCTTCTTAGTCTTTCTCTTGATCACTGCTGCTGCCTTTTCCCTATTGAGAGATGCTGGTGTCGCCGGAGTTGATGACGTTGACCTTCGTCTAGTAGCACTGCGCAGTGGCGGTATCATTCAAGTTGAGCCCGCCGGCCGACCGAAACAAAACAGTTTGGCTCTGGTTAGCTTCATTCCGGCTATCTTTGTCTTTTTGGCCTTGGTTTTTGTTGGTTACCGAGTGTATGCCGGTGAAGTTTACTTCCGCCGCGCCGTCAACGAGGCCAATCAAAAACCCGCCAACGGGAAAAACATTCGTGACAACCTGCTCGCCTCTATCCGTAGCAACTCTTACTTTGACCTTTACCACCGCACCCTGATGTTGACTGACCTTTCTTTGGCCAAATCAATCAGTCAAAGAGGTAAACTCACCAAAGATGAGCAAAACACTCTGGTCGGTTTGATTGGTGAAGCACAAAATGAGGGTAAAATCGCCTCTGGCTATGAAACTCGCGGTCTGGGTGTGATCACTATCAAGAAAGTTCCTGGGACCAGCAACCTCAACGTGGCCAACTGGGAATCTTTAGCTTTGATCTACAGCAATATTGGTGGGGATCAAAGAGCCAATGCCCTCATTCACGCCAAAAATACTTACATCCGCGCGATTCAACTCGACCCGCTCAACCCGCAGCTTTATCAGTCGCTAGCAACCCTCTATTACTCTGAAAAGGATTACGAAAATGCGATTAAACTCTTGCAGTCGGCCACTCAAGCTAAAGCTGACTATCTACCAGCTCGCTACGATCTAGCTCAAGCTTTCATCGCCAAAGGTGGGGTGGACAGTCTAAATCAGGCTGTCAACGAGTTGGGTGCTTACCTAGAAATTTTGCCCGGCAATCAGGTACCTACCGGCTATCCGAAAAAAGAGGAAGCGCAAAAACTGCTGGATGAGATCAAGAAGAAAGCGCAAGAAGCAAGTAAATCAGCAGCTCCAAAACAATAA
- a CDS encoding F0F1 ATP synthase subunit delta: MNSEELAAKLLAQLNTQEDLINLVDELEALSRRVFQAGKLKEEVRTKFSPRLEEVFVVLRQEQARLSSSEDQERFFRELVNSLLKVKIAKIVFAFTPSQEFLEKIKTLLEQRTKEKIVLDISIQEELIGGIQIEYNGLYRDYSVSTALENFFNDKTQVNTLIQKGRL; this comes from the coding sequence ATGAACAGTGAAGAGCTTGCAGCTAAACTACTTGCTCAACTCAACACTCAGGAAGACCTCATCAACTTGGTTGATGAGCTCGAGGCTCTCTCAAGACGAGTTTTTCAAGCCGGTAAGCTCAAGGAAGAGGTCAGAACAAAATTCAGCCCGAGGTTAGAAGAAGTTTTTGTAGTCCTAAGGCAAGAGCAAGCTAGGCTCTCTAGTTCAGAAGACCAGGAAAGATTTTTCAGAGAACTAGTTAATTCTTTACTCAAGGTTAAAATTGCCAAGATTGTCTTTGCCTTTACTCCGAGTCAAGAGTTTTTAGAAAAGATAAAAACTCTTCTTGAGCAAAGGACAAAGGAAAAAATAGTTCTCGATATCTCTATTCAAGAGGAATTGATTGGCGGAATCCAAATCGAGTACAACGGTCTTTACCGTGATTATTCAGTCAGCACTGCCCTGGAAAACTTCTTTAACGACAAAACACAAGTAAACACTTTGATACAGAAGGGGAGACTTTGA
- a CDS encoding F0F1 ATP synthase subunit alpha (produces ATP from ADP in the presence of a proton gradient across the membrane; the alpha chain is a catalytic subunit), whose product MRGFKDYLQESGEIGYIQSIVHSIVYVSGLPGAKPREVVMAEGGQRGIIQSLLPDSVEVLMLETHDLKNNLAVTRTKQYFTIPVSEQILGRIVDPFGHPVDGLGPIPGEKKPMSIDPGAPPLHTRVKIDKPLETGVQTVDLMVPLGYGQRELVIGDKKTGKTIFLLQTIVNQASKGVICVYVSIGKRQSDVKAVEEYLKHWSGAFNNCTILVANSADPASMIYLSPFSGFAIAEFFREQGKDVLIIFDDLTNHAKFYREISLLSKRTPGRSSYPGDIFNLHASMLERAGNIKYGDKTVSITALPVAESFEGDITGYIQTNLMSITDGHIFFDVELFRNGARPSINHALSVSRVGNQTRGKLDKELAQKLREALAKYEKDKEIARFGVDLPQATKTEIDLGEKIELIFNQDTESLVPRELSLMLFGLLLGGFWAGKNVSSVKVDVIKITEKFQKGELNDFLTRLAKIDKIDDLLSTVKTFYDQVTEKLYE is encoded by the coding sequence ATGCGGGGGTTTAAAGACTATTTACAAGAAAGTGGGGAAATTGGTTACATCCAATCAATTGTCCACTCGATTGTTTATGTTTCTGGTTTACCCGGAGCGAAGCCAAGAGAAGTGGTGATGGCTGAAGGTGGGCAGAGGGGGATCATTCAGTCTCTTCTTCCCGATAGTGTCGAAGTCCTCATGCTCGAAACTCACGATCTAAAAAACAACTTAGCGGTGACTCGAACCAAGCAGTACTTTACTATTCCAGTTTCTGAGCAGATTCTCGGTCGTATTGTTGATCCGTTCGGACACCCAGTTGATGGTCTTGGTCCAATCCCGGGTGAAAAGAAACCAATGTCGATCGATCCAGGAGCTCCACCGCTGCACACGCGGGTTAAAATTGATAAACCTCTGGAAACAGGGGTACAGACAGTTGATCTGATGGTTCCGTTGGGTTATGGACAACGGGAACTAGTGATTGGTGATAAAAAAACTGGTAAAACTATTTTCCTCTTGCAAACTATCGTCAACCAAGCTTCAAAAGGAGTAATCTGTGTTTACGTTTCAATCGGAAAAAGACAAAGTGATGTCAAGGCGGTGGAAGAGTATTTAAAACATTGGAGTGGGGCTTTCAACAACTGCACTATCCTGGTTGCCAACTCTGCTGACCCGGCCAGTATGATTTACCTATCGCCTTTTTCTGGTTTTGCGATTGCTGAGTTTTTTCGTGAACAGGGCAAGGACGTGCTGATTATTTTTGACGATCTCACCAATCACGCCAAATTCTATCGTGAAATTTCTTTGCTTTCAAAAAGAACCCCGGGAAGAAGTTCTTACCCAGGAGACATCTTTAATTTGCATGCTTCTATGCTTGAGAGGGCAGGTAATATTAAATACGGTGATAAAACAGTTAGTATTACCGCTTTACCAGTCGCAGAAAGCTTTGAAGGGGATATTACGGGGTATATCCAAACCAACTTGATGTCAATCACCGATGGGCACATCTTTTTTGATGTTGAGCTTTTTCGCAATGGTGCCAGACCTTCAATCAACCACGCTTTGTCAGTCTCTCGGGTAGGAAATCAGACTCGTGGCAAGCTTGACAAAGAACTGGCTCAGAAACTGAGAGAAGCCTTGGCAAAATATGAAAAAGACAAAGAAATCGCCCGGTTTGGAGTCGATTTACCACAGGCTACCAAAACAGAAATTGATCTTGGAGAAAAAATTGAACTGATTTTCAATCAAGACACTGAGTCTCTGGTGCCAAGAGAGCTCTCACTGATGCTTTTTGGACTCCTTCTCGGCGGCTTCTGGGCTGGAAAGAATGTTAGCTCGGTCAAAGTTGACGTCATAAAAATCACCGAGAAGTTTCAAAAGGGTGAACTAAATGACTTTCTCACTAGACTTGCCAAGATAGACAAAATAGATGATTTGCTCTCCACGGTCAAAACTTTTTACGACCAGGTAACTGAGAAACTTTATGAATAG
- a CDS encoding F0F1 ATP synthase subunit gamma, with translation MNSQKELKNEISTVSTIQSITSVYQGIASLRMNQIKDSVAENKKFIDGIAEIYGHAKTAYLADIQKQLKSKDREKKNDLSFIRRNGKSVLVLVSANEHLYGTLIIDVWRKFSAELREKPGDSVVIGNFGKSLIVNEVTHTPIQYFDLADDNPDPAQIKKIIQFITQYETVIVHFGQMRTLLTQEPTRVEITGGVALDKPIETPKKYIFEPTPAKIMEFFESEIIATLFNEKLLEHQLARFSSRMVAMDQATQNAGSLQTNLKKDLTNIKRRLTNIRQLEVFSGMSIWGKEKK, from the coding sequence ATGAATAGCCAAAAAGAGCTTAAAAACGAAATAAGCACAGTTTCGACAATTCAATCAATCACCAGTGTTTACCAGGGCATTGCTTCTTTGCGCATGAATCAGATTAAAGATAGTGTAGCGGAAAACAAAAAATTTATTGATGGTATTGCCGAGATTTATGGTCACGCCAAAACTGCCTATTTAGCCGATATTCAAAAACAACTGAAGAGCAAAGATCGGGAGAAAAAAAACGACCTTTCTTTTATCCGAAGAAACGGAAAGTCAGTCCTGGTTTTGGTTTCAGCTAACGAGCATCTTTATGGGACCCTAATCATCGATGTTTGGAGAAAATTTAGCGCTGAACTCAGGGAAAAACCAGGGGATTCAGTGGTGATTGGCAACTTTGGTAAAAGTTTGATCGTCAATGAAGTGACTCACACCCCAATCCAATACTTCGATCTGGCTGACGATAACCCAGATCCGGCCCAAATAAAAAAGATAATTCAATTTATCACTCAGTATGAGACAGTGATAGTTCACTTTGGCCAAATGCGGACTTTGCTGACTCAAGAACCGACCCGAGTCGAGATCACCGGTGGTGTTGCTTTGGATAAACCAATAGAAACCCCCAAGAAATACATTTTTGAACCAACACCGGCGAAAATAATGGAGTTTTTTGAGAGCGAAATAATTGCTACTTTGTTTAATGAAAAACTGCTCGAGCATCAGTTGGCTAGGTTTTCCTCACGAATGGTGGCCATGGATCAGGCAACCCAAAACGCTGGTTCTTTACAAACAAATCTAAAAAAAGATCTGACAAATATTAAAAGAAGACTGACTAATATCCGACAACTAGAAGTCTTTTCCGGAATGAGCATTTGGGGAAAGGAGAAGAAGTGA